A single genomic interval of Verrucomicrobiota bacterium harbors:
- a CDS encoding glycosyltransferase: protein MIAEIFQDNRIEFNEQTFPEVEARKIALFYDAINWTHPELSADGRSHCFEDYMYSLSYFDQIISISEASKNDLLSFWRELSIEPSNVDAVLLGCDVSAYKGSQQNTKGSKLSVLYVSTLEPRKNHLSLLNACEALWREGAEFQLTLIGRRIEGSGRETYKLIESLIKKGRDIYWRETVTEDDLIRAYGTTTFTVYASKVEGFGLPILESLSAGVPCICNDHGAISEVAMMDGAKGCLMIDTSDVSILKDGIGKLLRDDQERLRLTHEARNRHFRSWEEYGEAFISATQIT, encoded by the coding sequence TTGATAGCAGAAATTTTTCAAGATAATCGTATTGAATTTAATGAGCAAACATTTCCTGAAGTTGAAGCAAGGAAGATTGCTTTATTCTATGATGCTATTAATTGGACTCATCCCGAATTGTCAGCCGACGGAAGATCACATTGTTTTGAGGATTATATGTATTCCCTTAGTTATTTTGACCAAATTATCTCTATATCTGAAGCATCAAAAAATGACCTATTAAGTTTTTGGAGAGAGCTCAGTATCGAGCCTTCTAATGTGGATGCGGTTTTACTTGGGTGCGATGTTTCAGCTTATAAGGGGTCACAACAAAACACTAAGGGTTCTAAACTTTCGGTATTGTATGTTAGCACGCTTGAACCTCGTAAAAACCACCTATCTTTACTCAATGCTTGTGAGGCTCTTTGGCGTGAGGGTGCTGAATTTCAATTAACACTAATTGGCCGTAGGATAGAAGGAAGTGGAAGAGAAACTTATAAGCTAATCGAGTCATTGATCAAAAAAGGGCGTGATATCTACTGGCGTGAAACAGTTACAGAGGATGACTTAATTAGAGCATATGGAACCACAACATTTACTGTTTACGCTTCTAAAGTGGAGGGTTTCGGGCTGCCAATTTTGGAGAGTCTTAGTGCTGGAGTTCCTTGCATCTGTAATGACCATGGTGCTATCTCTGAAGTAGCGATGATGGATGGAGCAAAGGGTTGTCTCATGATAGACACAAGTGATGTTTCAATTCTCAAAGATGGGATAGGTAAATTACTTAGAGATGACCAAGAGAGGTTGCGTCTTACTCATGAGGCCAGAAATCGCCATTTTCGATCTTGGGAGGAATATGGTGAGGCTTTTATATCGGCTACGCAAATAACTTGA